GCTTTGAGTAGGATGTTTTAACAAGAATACCATTAACAATTTGAATCCATTGTTGATAACAATAAACTATGATcaatataagtaaaataaaaataatcgatGCTTTAGCATCGCATATTACATTTACATTATTATAGGAGCAAGATTGTGGAAGAATCATATCAAAAACTGGAGAGGCCAGCCTAATAAGAGAATCATTGAAACGCAGAACGGATTTTCTTTAGAGTTCTTTATTAACACCAGAGACATTGTGTATACATTTTGAAGTAAggtgtttttttctttctttctgatATTCTTTCCTGTAAAAATAAAACTGAATAATATTTCTTTACAACGAAGTTACAATTTACATTCTTTACAATATATCGTTGGATCTTCCCCCTTCCATTGCAGAATTGGAATAAAAAAAGGCATTCTGCAAATAATATAGTGCAAATCCTGCggggagaaaaaaataaaaatcgaatgaaaaaaaaaactgtacTCAACGATGTTTTAATATATGAACACGTGTTACTCAGTGGAAAACTTGAGCAGCGGCGTAATATTCGCTTTCACTGAAACCAGGTCTTAGACTTTCTTGGCACATGAACTCCAAaggaaaagaaacaagatgacCCCTCACTGATGCTAATCTCTCCAATGGATCAGTGCTCTTGATATCTCCATCATGATAGGATTCTAATTTTTGCGGCGCTATTCCTAAATCAATGGTTGTGTGACCAATTCTTTCTTTCCAAAAGGCTACACTCTGTCTGAAAGCAAGTCTGCACAAACAAAAAAGGTGTCAAATTCATGTTAGGACAAAACACATAGGAGAAGATTCACCCAAAGATGAAAACCATCACTGAATATACCTGGTGTGGATTAGATCATTAGGTACACAAGAAAAGACATCCTGGTAAATTGCAGTATTTGTCTGTAAAATGTATCCAAGAACAATTATCAGTATTCTTATTGAAATATCATTTCTAATCCAATTAATCAAAAACATCATTGGAAGACTAAATGatattctcaaaacaacaaaataTGTTTAAATGAATAAATTTTACACAAAGAAATATCCATCCAAAAGTAatctttataataaattaataatatataccatTCCAAAGTACtgctatttatataaaaattttatatttcctTCTTACCTTTGCTGCTGCCATCCAAATATCTTTGTAAGATGATTCAATAATCGGGTCCATTATTTGATTGACCTGTAAACAATgatattaaaatgatattcaaCAATCAGGCACACCATGACACCACGACATGAGCATGTTTGGTCTGGGGTAAAAATGTGGTGCAGTTTACATGGATAAATTTCATTTGTAAATGTCATTCATAATAACTTGCACGACATCTTTATCCCCAACCAAAACATACTCTTATGTAGTCACAGAATGTTAAGACACTAACCTCTCCTGCTGGTAGACCCAAGTGCTCAGACCATAATGACAAACGGAGAGTCAAGGAGAACTTTCCTGCTTTCCAAGGCTTTCCATCCATATAAGAACCAATGAGCTCTCTGTCTTCTATAACTACTCCAATCTGAAACCCACGTGTAACAATTAAAGGAAAATCCAGTGATGCAACAGTTGTGCATATCAATAGATAACTTAAAATGTTCAATGGTGATAGAAAGTATGCAGGGtaataagaacaacaacaaaagcgaAATCATCTTTTCAACAATTAGATATGAAGAAGACTAAGTTAATTATGTACTCAAACTGGGAAGTGAAATTTTTGCAGTCCTCCCACCTCTGAAGCATGGGCACTCCTAAAGAGTTGCTCTACTAGAGCTCATTGGGTTTTTGTGTCCTAAATAAATGGTACCTAAACACAAATTGACCGTAGGATCAAATTGTTGTAATTAACCTATTTGATTTGCTTTCAAATGGAATATACGACTACTTCATCCCTTCAAATTTTGTAACCTAAGTGACTGTTACCTAAACACGACCCTATAAAGCATCAAATTTTGTAGTTAAACTATTTGAGTGGCATTTAAATGCAATATATTACTACTCCATCCATTcaaatcttttgtttctttagaTGATTTTCGTTGACGGACTAAGGTAGAGAGGAAGTGTGAGAGTGTGGTAGTAAACCTTTTCTTTGGATAAAGAAAGGCAGGGAGTAAATTTTAACCTCAACACAAAATCATATAGAATACCCAAGcgaaaaaaacatgaaaatttaccTCAGAATCTCTAGATCCAAGCAGGCTCCTATCATTAATATTAGCAGATCCAATCAAACTTATGCGATCATCAACAATCATGATTTTACTGTGAACATACACCTGCCAAAATGCTCATATCATTAAGCTGACTGCTGACTGGAACAACTTTAGTGTACAAGACAATAGAAACAAAAGAATACCAACCTGGCTGGTTGCTACAGGACCACCGTCAAAAAGTCTACCATAAGACCTCAAGCCAAAAAAAGAGATGTAGTCATGTATTTTTGAACCAAGAAGTTCATAAAGATTATGTAATATAGAATTCTGCCCTCTACAAATGGTTCGATACTGCCAGTGCATTATTGCTCTCACAGATGCTGCACCACTATCATCAAGACCCCCCTATATAACACAGAAGTCCAACAGTCATAATAAAGAAACAATTCTCTCATTgctgaaatagaaaaaaaaaatgattataaCCTGGAAGCCAGGTAGGAGAGGTATGACAATGATAACCCGAAAGGATTTATTTTCATTGTATGCTAGCATAATCCGTCGATACAAAGCTTCCAAAACACGGTTCCGAATCATTTCATCTCCAGAAAGACCTGAGATAAAAAATTGATTCTGGAAAAAATTCCCCAAGAATTATCAAAGCTGTTCATCAAAGTTGAAGAAAGAGGGGGAGGGAAGACATAATATTGCTTAAATTGACAAGTTTGATGAGTATTAGTATTGTTATTAACAAAGGTGTTCAACTATATGATATTTCAAACATGAAGGGGTACCTGCAATATAAGTCTAAAGAGAAAGTCCCAATATTTTTTATCTGTTCCCCGAcatatttttagattaaaaaaggGGCAAAAGTTTCtgtttaacaaaaaatttcaaaCTGAGTTTTTCAAGGAAAAGTGAAATATAAACCAAGCATCagaattcatttttccttttttgagtttaattttgatacaatgaaggtgaaaatatattttacacaaATTGCATTCATCTTTTTGGATAACCATACAAGCGGAACTTGgtgaaaaaatagttattttgctGACATGATGATATATAATTCAATGCATGTGTAAAACTTCTTTAAACaaacagtgcatcaaaattaaattcttttccaAATAGTATAAATAAGGAACCATCATTTATGTGTTTGCATGTGCATAAGGCTTCTATTTTGGCCTACACAATGAAGTGCAAAAAGCTTCTATTTCTGAAACTGTACTATGTAACAAACATGGTATAAACCACGTGTAAGTTAAGCATGAGTAAGAGCGTGGAAAGCTATTGGAGCCAGAGCCTGAGACATTAGATATTACATAGAAACAGGATAGTAATTCAAATGTTTAAAACAACTGCACTTCAGTTACTGTATGAAACAATTGTATGGGAACCCAAGTAATTATTAACCATTTCTTTTCTTATTGTCAATataatcaaagcttataaaaaaaattcaataatagaTAAAGCAAGACTACTTTTGTATCATCATCTTGATAACCATCAACAAAAACGAGTATTACAGTCTATGGAGATATGGTAAAAAGAAGAAGCGCATTTGATACCTCAATGTAGATGAAGTGTTCTGCTTTTTCAATAAGAGAGCAATAGGCATTGTGTATGCTCTCTTCCGTTTGGCTTGTTCCAGCAGACCATTGACTGACGCTCCTAATAACCTATCAATAAAAGCAATTTTATTGGCATAAAAAACTACTAGTGTCAATAAAACAATATAATAAGTGAGAGGAGCAAAAAAGTGAATGCAAAAGATCATATGTTCATCTACATGAGAGCTGAGCATCCAGTAAGATATGAAATATTACCCACCTACCAGGAGGCTTTGGTCCTTCGGGGAAAACAAAGGATCAAAGTCAACAACTTTCATGATGAAGCATTTTCCAAATTTTAATGACACTTTTGGTCAATTATCATCTGAAAAATATACAACAACAACTGCCACCCCAAGCTTTTTCCATGAGATAGACTACATAGATCAAATGACACATATCCTATAGTAATCTAATCACAAAGACTTACATAACAGGTGAAACAAAATGTGATAGTTATCGACACTATTATATTTAAGTAGCTTTCTGACAGCAATACGAGTACAATGTACCTGACAACGGCAGGAAACACGAGGGCCAACTTGCCCTGATTCATCTGCAAAATCTCCCTGATCACCACGCTCTTGTGTTTCCCACCATTCTGGACCAGTACTTTGTTGCTCAACATGAGGCACTCTATCCAGAGACTTTTTCTCATCATAATGCATATATCCAAGATCATCTACAAAGCCCTTCATTGGGGTGTCTTGACCAACAGCTTCAATTTTCACCCTccgaaaagagaaaggaagaccACCACCGACCTTTATTGGCTTATCAACGTGATGTATGAATGAGTTTAACCCGTTCATTTTGGGGTCTCCTTCAGACTCATCACGAGTCAAAAGTAGAGGAACATCTTGTTCTTGGGATAATGAAGAAAATGAATCTTCTCTCTTGATGACTCTATGATTCTCAGCATTATTGTTTTCAATCTCCATCTCAGTGCTTCTTCCCAAGTAATGTGGAATAACCATATGATGCTGAGGCATAAGTAAAGGTATTGCTTCCTCATACGGAGCTTTATTCCTCTGATATGGGGAAAAAGAAACAAGATTTCCAATTAGGATAATAGATGTAAGACCAAGATGAATTAATTGATTTCAGATGAGCCTAACCTTTGCATAATTCCATCTTTGAACAAAGTGCCGAGCAATATCACGACAAGGTGGTCCCCAAAGGGCGCAATGAACATCATGCCAAGGCATACGAGGATAATTTCTACGATCCAATTCATCTTTCATTGTATCTTCCCATGAATTAGGTTCAGATTCCCtggaaaaattgaaataaatctgTGAATTCAATCCCACAAAAAAATGATAGCccataaaatatgaataaaaagttataataatatattaacacaTCAATGGTGAAACATACTAATTTAGTTATGTTGTATTCTTATGCTATTATAATAGAGAGGAGTGACGTATATAAAGCAACCAAATGAGTTTGAATCATAGTAGTCAATCCCGGATCTCGTCGCATCCCAGACGAGAAAATCAAGAGAAACCATGTATTGAGCATCATAACTAATAATCCAAAATCTTAAGTTCTATATTTCATAATAGTTCCATAATCCATAATAATTATAgtcataaaaaatcaattttggtATCTGCTTTTGCTCCTTAAGAGAAGCATCAGTCACCAAGTTCTTCTTTAACAGCAGATTGTTACTCTAATTTCTaatgtaatataaaaatataacctTCAGTCTCCAGGAAACCATTTCAATCTTCAAAAATCAGAattattttctgtaattctgcTTTAACTAACATGAAGCTTCTAACAATTACATAGCATGGTCAAATAGACTTTTACAGAGCtcctttgtaatttttattttctattgacaAAACTCACCTAGGGTTATAAAAGTCCTTTCCAGGCCAGATTAGAGGAGGGCAATCCCCCACTTTATGCTCAGATGAGTCATAACGGCCAAAGCACAAATCCAATCCTCCAATGAAGCAAATATGGTTATCGACAATGACCAGTTTTTCATGGTGAGACCTGAATATAATCATGGGAACATAGGAAACATAAAATCCTTAGTATGCTTTATGGTTTGATACTTGCTtggaagaaaacaaaaatcataaaACACAAGGAAGAAAGCCGTATTTGGGAAGATGCATACCATAGATAAACACCAGAAGAAAAGTGATCAGGATAGCGTAGTACCCTCACGTTCTCATGAATGCTAAGAAGCTTTCTCTTGCTATAGACACTGTTGATTTTCAAAGCAAGAGCCACCTCTTTGTACAGAAGAATGTAGATCTGcattaacaaataaaagcattcaagcaatccTCACACTACTATGAAACCTAAGCAATTAAAAAACGTTTAATCTTAGGTGTCATGCAATACAATTGAGAATAATCACAATAAACTAACTAATACAATTAATTGATAGACATTGTTGATTTTCAAAAGCAAGAGCTAACTCTTTGTAAAGAAGAATATAAATCTAAAATCTGTGTTAACAagtaacaaataaaagcattcaTGCCAATCGACACACTTCATCAAAATGAATGCCAATGAAATCTAAGACCCAACAACATGCAAAAATCCTTGCAATGTGTCCAAATATCTCTTACAATTTgaagaactcaataaaaaaagGTTATTAAGAACTATGGTTTCTTAAGTAAATCTGCCAAGGCATTGTGGAAACTGAAAATAGTTCCCGTTAAAGGTTACCTGAACCCCTTGCTTAGCCTTTGCTTCCAACAAATTATCAAGTCTTGATGAAGCATGAATGTCAAAAGGTCGCCTGAGATACAGTTCTGGGCATACCCACCATCCACAGATGAATATCTTTGGGAATTTTTCAATCATTGAACAGAAATTTGAGGATAATCATTTTTCCatgttgataaaaaaaaaaataggaaaaagaaaaagagaaaagatataTCATGAAATGCTGATGATGAATCATTTTTCAAACCTCTGATCTTGCATCCTCAATTGAAGAAGCAATTGCATCAAATGCTGCTTGCCCATCCACGAACCATTGGGCTTGACTACCATCTTCAATTAAGCCTCTTGGAGGAGCAAATGACCCATAGCGGTGAGGATAACACCAGCCTTCAGGAGGCCTAAGTCCAGCATCATTAATTGCTGCTACCCAATCTTTAACTTTACTGCTACTTTTCCCTCTAATTCTAATGCTCCGGATCCCGCAAGTCACCTACAATATTAAGCCGAGTGTTCAAAAACTATGTAACTCTGTACAACCAGATATCTGATAACATGAACAAGTCAGCTTTGATGTGCAGATACATCAAAATTGTTAACATATCAGTATCAATACTATATCTCATATCAATACTTGTACTAttcttttgcattcatattttttatatatctcTAAAGTTTTCCTTTTTTGAATATCAAATGTTAGAAGTTATATTCTTTGAAATATTGAAGATAAATTTGTTCATAtcaattatttttctctaattatattatcattttttattttttatacataattattTGTGATGTAAACtgtgattatatatataaccaTATCCAAATTTTATCTATAAAATTGTCATATTTGCATATTGTATCATACTATATCCAATACTCATCCATATTGGTGCAACATAGAAAGTCAGTTAATAACTAGTAAAAATATTAGGATAGACTCTATTTGATCCATGAAATTTTATTGGATAAATGGCCTGCTAGATTACTCCACAAATTTGGTCCTTGGATAACTCTTTCGCATCTAAACACTGAAAAATTTGTAGCATTTTCTATGGCCAGATCCATGTCATATGAGCAAATATTGTCATCTGAGGATGACAAATTTGATGGAAAAAGAGATATAAAGGAGAACTTCTCACCTTGAATGAATGGCGTAAAGGATTTCGTTCCTTTATTTCACTAGCCAGTGACAGACGACCATCCCCATTCCCATCCGATGGAGGCAGCACATCAAAGACAATAATGTCTAAGGGCTGCTTATCAAAAGGATCTGCCAGCAATGCCAAGAATCCAGGTTTCAATACAGCCCATACCTGTAGaaaacaagaaattgataattgcaaaagtcaaattattaataataataataataataataataataataataataataataataatgctttgAACCAAAGATGAGTAAGCAATGAATAGCCCAGCCATCCCATATCCCAGGATCCCAACATTGAGGATGTTCGGATGCGAGATCCGGGATTGACATGGGAGGCTGGGAGCATATAGTAAGGAATACTGCCAGCCCCATCTGAGGGTTGAGGTATGTCTTGGCTAAGAAATGGGTAGGGTTCCCTGCTCAAAACATTTTTCTCTCAGAAACCAAACAATAAGGAAATATGATTCGACCATCTATAATCTATACTCCTTAAGAAAGTGGACTTCCCCTATCGAACTAagcttttactttccaaaatAACCAATGTTGCATCTCCAATTGGccccaaattcaaaatgaaactgaaaataataataataataataataataataataataataataataataataataaagaaaacgtTAGCGCAATGCATGAGGCTCCAAGGTCTGAGGAAGGTAGATAGACACAACCTTACCTCTACAACAAAAAGTAGATTCTAGGATTTGAAACACAATGACCATCAGGTCTCAAAGTATTGACTCTGTTATTGGGCCGAGGCTCACCCCTTATTTATGAGAAACTTCTAATATATTGGGGGAAAAAGTATAATGTTAAGTTAGAAGTTCTCATTCAGTTTTAAATGGGACAGAATATACCTAAAGATTTATATTCTTGATATACATAGCAAGTTATCACAGCTACTGTATTATTGACTTCTCCTGCTATATAGGTTATATATGTTATGTGTATATTCAAATCTGACTTCCTTTGAAGTGATGAAATGTTGCACGCAAAACATTTAGATTTTACATATTATCAAGAGAAACCAAGACAAGTAAATCACGTTGACCTAATTCAAAATAAGAAATGTCACCTTTTGCCAGTTGTCATTACAACAACTAAAACAGCTAGATGTACAACACTTTCTGGAATCATCATCCTTTGGAATTTTGGGCAGATGTTTCACCATTACATAATCTTCTTTCAGCTTAGGTCCATATTCAGGCAAAAAAGATAGCTTCG
The sequence above is drawn from the Arachis hypogaea cultivar Tifrunner chromosome 4, arahy.Tifrunner.gnm2.J5K5, whole genome shotgun sequence genome and encodes:
- the LOC112796398 gene encoding phospholipase D zeta 1 isoform X1 gives rise to the protein MATEQLMSDGGAHRYFPMKPEQPPSPPAAAEEMSSVPSFRHGGAGEATRIFDELPKATIVSVSRPDASDISPMQLSYTIRFQYKQFKWELVKKASQVFYLHFALKKRAFFEEIHEKQEQVKEWLQNLGIGEHTTMVHDDDEADDETFASHADEYAKNRDVPSSAALPIIRPALGRQQSVSDRAKSAMQGYLNHFLGNISIVNSPEVCKFLEVSKLSFLPEYGPKLKEDYVMVKHLPKIPKDDDSRKCCTSSCFSCCNDNWQKVWAVLKPGFLALLADPFDKQPLDIIVFDVLPPSDGNGDGRLSLASEIKERNPLRHSFKVTCGIRSIRIRGKSSSKVKDWVAAINDAGLRPPEGWCYPHRYGSFAPPRGLIEDGSQAQWFVDGQAAFDAIASSIEDARSEIFICGWWVCPELYLRRPFDIHASSRLDNLLEAKAKQGVQIYILLYKEVALALKINSVYSKRKLLSIHENVRVLRYPDHFSSGVYLWSHHEKLVIVDNHICFIGGLDLCFGRYDSSEHKVGDCPPLIWPGKDFYNPRESEPNSWEDTMKDELDRRNYPRMPWHDVHCALWGPPCRDIARHFVQRWNYAKRNKAPYEEAIPLLMPQHHMVIPHYLGRSTEMEIENNNAENHRVIKREDSFSSLSQEQDVPLLLTRDESEGDPKMNGLNSFIHHVDKPIKVGGGLPFSFRRVKIEAVGQDTPMKGFVDDLGYMHYDEKKSLDRVPHVEQQSTGPEWWETQERGDQGDFADESGQVGPRVSCRCQVIRSVSQWSAGTSQTEESIHNAYCSLIEKAEHFIYIENQFFISGLSGDEMIRNRVLEALYRRIMLAYNENKSFRVIIVIPLLPGFQGGLDDSGAASVRAIMHWQYRTICRGQNSILHNLYELLGSKIHDYISFFGLRSYGRLFDGGPVATSQVYVHSKIMIVDDRISLIGSANINDRSLLGSRDSEIGVVIEDRELIGSYMDGKPWKAGKFSLTLRLSLWSEHLGLPAGEVNQIMDPIIESSYKDIWMAAAKTNTAIYQDVFSCVPNDLIHTRLAFRQSVAFWKERIGHTTIDLGIAPQKLESYHDGDIKSTDPLERLASVRGHLVSFPLEFMCQESLRPGFSESEYYAAAQVFH
- the LOC112796398 gene encoding phospholipase D zeta 1 isoform X2 — its product is MVHDDDEADDETFASHADEYAKNRDVPSSAALPIIRPALGRQQSVSDRAKSAMQGYLNHFLGNISIVNSPEVCKFLEVSKLSFLPEYGPKLKEDYVMVKHLPKIPKDDDSRKCCTSSCFSCCNDNWQKVWAVLKPGFLALLADPFDKQPLDIIVFDVLPPSDGNGDGRLSLASEIKERNPLRHSFKVTCGIRSIRIRGKSSSKVKDWVAAINDAGLRPPEGWCYPHRYGSFAPPRGLIEDGSQAQWFVDGQAAFDAIASSIEDARSEIFICGWWVCPELYLRRPFDIHASSRLDNLLEAKAKQGVQIYILLYKEVALALKINSVYSKRKLLSIHENVRVLRYPDHFSSGVYLWSHHEKLVIVDNHICFIGGLDLCFGRYDSSEHKVGDCPPLIWPGKDFYNPRESEPNSWEDTMKDELDRRNYPRMPWHDVHCALWGPPCRDIARHFVQRWNYAKRNKAPYEEAIPLLMPQHHMVIPHYLGRSTEMEIENNNAENHRVIKREDSFSSLSQEQDVPLLLTRDESEGDPKMNGLNSFIHHVDKPIKVGGGLPFSFRRVKIEAVGQDTPMKGFVDDLGYMHYDEKKSLDRVPHVEQQSTGPEWWETQERGDQGDFADESGQVGPRVSCRCQVIRSVSQWSAGTSQTEESIHNAYCSLIEKAEHFIYIENQFFISGLSGDEMIRNRVLEALYRRIMLAYNENKSFRVIIVIPLLPGFQGGLDDSGAASVRAIMHWQYRTICRGQNSILHNLYELLGSKIHDYISFFGLRSYGRLFDGGPVATSQVYVHSKIMIVDDRISLIGSANINDRSLLGSRDSEIGVVIEDRELIGSYMDGKPWKAGKFSLTLRLSLWSEHLGLPAGEVNQIMDPIIESSYKDIWMAAAKTNTAIYQDVFSCVPNDLIHTRLAFRQSVAFWKERIGHTTIDLGIAPQKLESYHDGDIKSTDPLERLASVRGHLVSFPLEFMCQESLRPGFSESEYYAAAQVFH